In the genome of Oxyura jamaicensis isolate SHBP4307 breed ruddy duck unplaced genomic scaffold, BPBGC_Ojam_1.0 oxyUn_random_OJ65442, whole genome shotgun sequence, the window CATGGTGACGTGTCGTGACATGGTGGCATGGTGGCATGGTGATGTGACACGGTGACGTCGTGACATGGTGACGTCGTGACATGGTGACGTGTCGTGACACGAGGACATGTGACATGGTGATGTCGTGACATGGTGACACGTCGCGACATGAGGACATGTGACATGGTGGCATGGTGACATGAGGACACGTCGTGACATGGTGATGTCGTGACACGGTGATGTCGTGACATGGTGACATGTTGTGACATGGTGACGTGTCGTGACATGGTGACATCGTGCCACGGTGACGTCGTGCCATGGTGACGTCGTGCCATGGTGACGTCGTGACATGGTGACGTTGTGACATGGTGACGTGTCGTGACATGAGGACACGTGACATGAGGACATGTTGTGACGTGGTGACACGGTGACGTGTTGTGACACACCGGGACGGTGACACGCGAGGTGACGTCATGACATGTCACGACATGGTGGCGCGTGACGCGGTTATGTCGCGACAGGGCGCGTCGTGACAGTGACACGGTGACGTGGCGTGAGGCGACGGCATGTCGCGACGTGGTGACAGCGCTGCGCCACGGCACGTGGCACAGTGACACGTCATGACAGTGGCATGTCGTGACAGTGACACGTCGTGACAGTGGCATGTCGCGACACAGTGCCACGCCGCGACACAGCGACCGTCATGGCACGCGACGTCGCCACACAGCGCCACGTCGTGACGCGGCGCCGCGGCGCCATGAGGCGTCACGATGCAGTGACACGTTGTGACGTGTCGTGACACGCTGCCACGTTGTGACTCAGCGCCACGTCGCGACACAGCGTCATATTGCGACACGATGACGTCACAACACAGCGCCATGTCGCGACACAGCGTCATATTGTGACACAATGCCATGTCGTGACGCAGTGCCACGTCGCGACACAATGACGTCGTGACACAATGACATGTGATATGTTGTGACACAGCATCACGTCGTGACACAGTGCCATGTCACGACATGTCACGACACAATGACATGTCGCGACACAGTGCCATGTCGTGCCGTGTTGTGACACAGTGCCATGTCATGACATGTTGTGACACAGCGCCACGTCGCGACACAATGCCATGTCGCGACACAATGCCACGTCGTGACACTGTGCCATGTCGTGACACCGTGCCATGTTGTAACACCGTGCCATGTCGTGACATGTCACGACACAATGCCATGTCGTGCCATGTTGTGACACCGTGCCACGTCGTGACACAGCGCCATGTTGTGCCATGTCGTGACACAGCGCCACATCGCGACACAATGCCATGTCATGACACCGTGCCATATTGTGACATGTTGTGACACAGCGCCATGTCGTGCCATGTCACGACACAATGCCATGTCATGACACAGCGCCATGTCATTCCGTGTCGTGACACAGCGTCA includes:
- the LOC118159023 gene encoding uncharacterized protein LOC118159023, with translation MPLSRRVTVTTCHCHDVSLCHVPWRSAVTTSRHAVASRHVTVSLSRRALSRHNRVTRHHVVTCHDVTSRVTVPVCHNTSPCHHVTTCPHVTCPHVTTRHHVTTSPCHDVTMARRHHGTTSPWHDVTMSRHVTMSQHVTMSRHHRVTTSPCHDVSSCHHATMSHVLMSRRVTMSRRHHVMTRHHVTTSPCQRRHRVNDVTVSRRVTTLPRVSVATPSRVTAVTSSSAPPRRAVSRRAPPCRDVCVSSPPPPPACHDGAAQPINGNGAGPSGGLGGTGSRWLPTG